The Gossypium raimondii isolate GPD5lz chromosome 2, ASM2569854v1, whole genome shotgun sequence genome segment taatatacagtgactaatttgcctattttttagtagagggagCAAAATGCAATATGACTCTTAGTATAGGGGTTTCCATgatacttttaactttttagagGAAGGAAAGTTGAAAGATAAGGTgggattttatttaattttggcccGAGGAATAAAAGGGATTATCAGAGGTGGTTATATTAGTTAGATATGGTTTGCATCTTCTGTGATAACTGGAAGACTGAAAGTTAATGATTATAATGGATTTGCCATGCTCTGTTAAGGGTGTGTTTTCATTGAGTGTAATGTTCTGaaaatcaattattttcttgttatctTTGTAGGTGACTATACATGCAGTCTAGAAGTTCAGAGGGCAATACCATTTTTGAAGAAGGCATATGGGGACAGCATGCACAAGGTTTTGCATGTAGGACCTGATACCTGTTCAGTTGTCTCTAAACTTTTGAAAGAAGAGGATACTGAAGCCTGGGGTGTGGAACCATATGATATAGAGGATGTTGAAGAAAGTTGCAAGAGTCTTGTGGGCAAAGGGATTGTACGTGTGGCAGATATCAAGTACCCTCTTCCCTATAAGCCAAAGTCTTTTTCTCTTGTTATTGTGTCGGATGCCCTTGATTACTTGTCTCCAAAATACCTGAACAAGACTCTGCTTGAGTTGGCCAGGGTTGCCTCTGATGGTCTCATTATTTTTGCAGGTAATCCCTTACTCTTTCAAGTtctatataaattataaaacaagagTTACTCAGGCCAAAAATGCTTATATCCAGATATATTTTCTTACAAAAAAGCTGTACCATAACTATAACatgatatattttcatttgtcGATCAGGTACCCCTGGTCATCAGAAGGCTAAAGTGGCAGAACTATCGAAATTCGGCCGGCCAGTAAGTCCCTATATGCTAATTGAAATCAACCATAGtatatatttaacattcatTTGATAAAAAATCAGAACTGTTACTCAGCATTTTTGTTTTGGGGAATGTATCAAGATCAAATTTACCTTATCATTAACACATCTGTTTCGTTTCTGAAGGCCAAAATGCGGAGTTCCTCTTGGTGGATTCGTTTTTTCGACCAAATcagtttaaaagaaaatgaaactgCCGTGAGGAAGTTTGAGCAGGCTGCATCAAAGAGTTCATACCTGCCAGCATGTCAAGTATTCCACCTAAATCCATACCACTGATACAAAGAGAAAAGTCATCAAGAtcaaatttccattatttttgttGTCATATGCATTGAAGGTGAAGTAAAAATATCTTCAGCTCTCATACAACATGTACTCTGTTGGGGAACTAAATTTGGTAAAAGAGATGTTGGTATCAATGGGTTAATGCCCTTAACATTACAGGTTTGATAGTTATTAATTCAATCGATGGGGAAAATTACATCTATTTGTTGTAGACATGCATTTATTTAGTTATATTGTTTTCTGAATGTGGAAGTAAATCTAGCTTCCCATTATGAGATTACCCATATTTCTATTTGTCTTCTTATGGCatgctttttttaatttgatcttgAATATGCTACTATACTTATTTGTAGGAATAAAAAACCATGTTGGCCAGTTGGATTGATCCAGTGACTATAAGAATTGGGTCCTACACAAACTGGTCAAAATCGGTTGATATTGATAGTAGGTCTCTATCCTTACTGTAATCGAGTTGAGCCGCCAAGCTCGAGTTCAAGTTTATTTGAAATTCAGAGTCTCCAAAGGTTGTTTCATTTGAGACTCATACCATCGCATAACGGgtatcaaaatttaacaatcaCTTTTAAGTTAGGATGGACACAATCGAGTCGcaatgaactaaaattaatgGGGCAAATCGCATGGTCTGgttgtcattattttaatatgaacCACTGCGaccaataattaaaaaaaaaaaaaaaaacaagctcATAAAGGTGAGAGACTCCTTtgatttatctttttaaaacattaattttattatatgtttttatcatatttatttttttttttgatagaATGACTAGAATTACCCATAGTCCCTTCCCaactcttaaataggaggataatataCCTGCGTACACTCAAACCCACATCATCTTACATTGATAATAATGTCGACTCCTTTAATATATTAGGATAAAATGCACTGGTTGCTCATAATTTGCTAACATCTAGACCCACTTTGGATATATAACACTAGACTAAATGAAATTATTGTGGGTACATGTCTATAAATTCTAGTCACTTGAAATTTATTATGCCAACCCATGATAAATAGggtttagatttttatatttcgTGAAGCTCAAAACATTGCTAGTGGTAACAAATCAGAGATTAGtgttgtaaatttaaaataatcgtCTTGagattaattacaattaaatgtgtttaaattttgagataaaaataaaaataaagttacgattaaaaatttagattaaaagtgatttaaaatataagttttaaattattttatatttaagaagtgttgtgaatatgtgaaattataattttattgatgcgtatagtttattttaagagttatttaaattaatccaagtttattaataaatattttataaatgtttttaatgatatttaccaaatagaattttaataattttaaataaatattttaattaattaatgttgtGGTTGGATATTAGTGTAATAAtacgaggaaaaatttatttaatacaaatgtgttaaaataattagacttaaaataaaaataattagttcaaatttaaacttgaaattaaaagataaataaaaacacttgtcaaaaataaatcatcttcaaaataagtaaaagattttcTTTCTCTACCACAAGCAAGTCATATGAGTGGCTAAAAATGAACAATTGCGATTAGTTTATAGCTAATACATCAACTAAAACATGTGCAAAAATCAACTTCCAAGTACAATATAATTAGCGCGACTAGAAATCCAGGCCAAATCTGAAGCAGTGAACACCTTAACTATCATATTAACATGAGATTAAACCATAACTCAGTTTTCTCACTATCCAAATTAAGATTTAAAACCCAACAATGAAATAAGATTTTAGATAGGTATAAGCtgaattgatattaaaatgaaattaaaagagatgtttgattaatgtttaatatgtttgtggaattaataatatttgattaatatCCAACCAAGCCtagagaaaaataaacatgaacaTCATATCACTTGAACACTAAGGCTTTCGTAAATCAATTTAAGAACCGTCCAAAAGCCATTTTTAAGCTTCAAGAAAACGAATTTGACCTAATACAAAGTTACAAATTTGAACTATCATTCCTACTAATCTCCTCAACCCTTCAATCACACACGAAAAAACCCTACATCCcatctttgaattttatgtAGTTCAATGTTTCCACGacttatattcattttttttcctttcatatatatattccatGTAATGTCTTTCATTAAAATAGACTCTTAAAAGAGAAAGTAGATAAACTCGATTCAGATATGAATATCAGATATAAGTATGTGCCTGAAACAGGtataattaagtttttcttttataagttttttcatgtatttggagggttATTAAAGGTTATGTTATGGGAGATAATCAAAGGCAAACAGGGGCCTTAACCCCTTTGGTTAGGtcggaaaattttattttaggcccttctataaattaaaacattaaatttaagtcttttttagcttttcattaagtaaaatttgcatttttggtgttataaaagttaataatttaatctaatttttaacacaatattttttaaaaaatttataatttatctcGATTCTCTAAATAAAATTGTTGACTTTATCCCTAATTATATTCCTAAATATAGGTCAgatacaaatattaatattgagcgctttaaaaaatttaaaagtccaaGCAACATTTTCGATAACCTTTCTTTGGGTATTGAATTAGGTTTTTAGCCACGACAAGGCATCAATGTcataaagaagaaacaaagggATCATTTCATGGAGGGTTGGAGAGGGGCCTACGTTACTGAAGAAAAGGTTACATTAATGGTGGGATGGGTCCATTGATGTCTCCCCTAAGAAGATTGAGGAATAGACTAAAGATTAAGACAGTCTATTGGAGCTGCCCCCATATGACGGTGAAatcgaaaattttgaattaaaagatggaaataaaattataaatttctaaatatcaaattacaatttcattatataaataaaggaGTCATGACTCctacttatttttataattctgaCTGTAGTCTTCGACTCGACTCGACTCATCCAGACAAGGGTTTCACATTCACATGTCTACAACAAAACCACGCGGCCTTCTTCAAGTCCTAACAATGGAAAAGGGGAAAAccctaattgaaaataaaatgaaggaaTTTCTGAGAAATGCTAAGCATGACAGAAAAGGAAGATGAGACAAAGTTGAATTTGCCTTTGTATATATGCAACTTGTCAAGGGGGGGTATCATGTCGGTTTCATTTACAGCCAAAcctttctatatatatttacttttgttAGTTTCCAAAACATGTGAAATCTACATCATAGACTAGTCGAATATACGATTTCAACACTCAACACACTAAAAAGAGGGTTCATCtcaaattaatacataaataagACTCTAAAGACAAAGGGTTTCCCCGTAATGAATGGTCCTTCAATGTAGGTTATGAATAAGCTTTAATATATTCATCCACgtaattgggtaaaaataattatttctttatcaGAGTTAAGGATTGTTAGCATCTCCTAAGAAGATCATTGAACACTTGTAGGTCTTCTTTTCCGTTTGAGATCATTTTAGCTATACGGTCAGTAGATCTGTTCATGGGTCAGGTTGGAATTTTGAGAGGGTTCGAgcaaaaatattagttttgtttaaaatatgggtcagGCTCGGGCTTGAATATTCAGGGCTCGAGCCCGACCTGACCCAAcccattttaagtttataatatttttatacattatgcAATTTAGaatacattataaaaaataaacctatattaaatatataataagtgtataaaattattaaatattaaaataatataatataaatattttttaaaaaatttgaaaaataatatggatgggcctaaaatgagtttggaatagtcttttgtaaatatgggcgggtttgaagaaaattttagcCCCGACCCGAACACGACCtgacccgacccatgaacacctctaatggTCAACAACTTATTTATTATACATGTATTATCGAATATTGAATTGgataaacatatattataatagaatTTAAGGAATCTAAGcctatctcttttcttttcttttattttgctttatcATTGAGGAACAAAGATTTACCAAACTCCACCGTCCACGTGGTAGATAATACCTTGAATTTATGAGCTTACATTAAACAAAGTGGCCGACATGGATTTTATGGGGTAAGACATAAAAGGGAACATAAGGGCCACAGTTTCAAACATCAGAGTCCAAGTCAGCATGGACTTGATAGGTTGGTCaagtattttatttatgaagttttattattgaataataaatgtgtgtgtatatataccCAATAGCAATAGCTGAATCCAATCGATCTCCATTAACAACAACAatcaaagctttttttttttccttttatcaaACAACAATCACAAGATTGCAATAAAAGTATCATATCATATTTGGTGGCATCAAATAAGATCAAAAATGGGGTTATTGTCAAGAAAAGCCACGTGCAACTCACATGGCCAAGATTCTTCTTACTTCTTAGGATGGCTTGAATATGAGAAAAACCCTTACCATCATCTCCATAACCCTAATGGTATCATTCAAATGGGTCTTGCAGAGAATCAGGTAACTcacaataattcaaaaaaaaaaaacccagaaaaaatggggattctttatatatatatatatatatatatagcttatTAAAGATGcagttgttattattattattatttgcagCTGTCGTTTGATCTTTTAGAGACATGGTTGGCTAAAAACCCAGAAGCTGTAGGGTGCAAGAGAGATGGGCAATCCATTTTTAGAGAGCTTGCTCTTTTCCAAGATTATCATGGCCTTCCTGCATTTAAAAAGGTATAAGCTTTATAAagcttataaaaataaagacttccattttattttaatgatagaaatgaaataaagaTGATGATATTTGTTATGAACAGGCATTGGTTGATTTCATGGCTGAAATCAGAGGAAACAAAGTGAGTTTTGAGCCAAATAACATAGTCCTCACCGCCGGTGCAACTTCCGCCAATGAAACTCTCATGTTCTGTCTTGCTGAACATGGCGATGCTTTTCTTCTTCCTACGCCGTATTACCCAGGGTATATTTTGTTAAGGACAATATTATGATTTTGGTCCCCTTATGATCAAATTggatatttaatcttttatattttagtttcacatgatttaattcttttagatttagaataacattaatatttaactattttggttgaaatattaatgtatattttcttaaaaacacctTTTCCAGCACAAAAGATTTATGTCAACCTGATACAAGAGCGAAACTAAAAACTTTTTAGAGGTGAAATTTAGTCTTAAATTTTGGGAGATCAAACTGAAATTTTATCATGCATGAATTTAcgatttcatcatttttaagaaaaatataattttttaatttttaagaggccaaagtataatttttacCATATAGtaacttttgattttaaaattttgagaggaCTAAAAGGTAGATATACCATTTTGGGGGTTAGGGTCATTACCTATCTTTAATTTCACCCTTAAAATGATGAGTTAAAAGcagtgtttttaagaaaaaattcatatacatattttactcGAAATAGTTAACAATGGACTAATTAATGGGATTGTAAAAGTTGAGGATTAAGCTacttcaaattaatatatagggactaaatGTCAAATCTTAACATTGTagaaggactaaaataaaaattttacctgTAACTTTATGCATGAAATCATCAAATACGTGCTGACAAACTATATGAATTATTTTCTTCCGCCATTGTTTCACAGATTCGACAGAGATCTCAAATGGAGAACCGGTGTTCAGATAGTACCGATCCACTGTACCAGCTCCAATTGTTTTCGAATCACAGCATCCGCCATTGAAGAAGCTTATCAAcaagcacaaaaaaaaaacttaacagtgAAAGGAATCTTAATCACCAACCCATCAAATCCATTAGGCACAACAATGACAAGACCCGAACTAAACCTGCTCATCAACTTCATCACCGACAAACAAATCCATTTAATCAGTGACGAAATATACTCCGGCACCGTGTTTAATTCCCCAAGCTTCATAAGCATAATGGAAGCTTTAAAAGACATGAACATGGAGAAGAACAACAGAGTTCATATTGTTTATAGCCTTTCTAAAGATCTGGGTCTCCCTGGTTTTCGTGTCGGTGCAATTTATTCCAACGATCCCACCGTCGTGTCCGCCGCCGTGAAAATGTCGAGTTTCGGTCTTGTTTCTTCACAAACTCAGTACCTTCTTTCAGTCATGTTATCCGACAAGAAATTCAGGAACCATTACATTGTTAAaaaccaaaacaggcttttaaaGAGACAGAGGAAACTGGTTTCCGGCCTGGAAAAATCCGGCATTCGTTGCTTAGAAAGCAATGCTGGGTTGTTTTGTTGGGTTGATATGAGACATCTTTTAAGCTCCGACACGTTTGAAGCTGAAATGGAGCTTTGGGAAAGGATAATTTACGATGTTAAACTCAACATTTCTCCTGGTTCTTCGTGCCATTGTAATGAACCAGGGTGGTTTAGGGTTTGTTTCGCTAACATGTCGGAAGATGCACTTGAACTTGCCATGCAAAGGTTAAAATCCTTCGTTGGTTCCATTGAAAAACATAATCACCAAGAGTCGGAAAAGTTAAGGAAAGAATCCCACATTGGGAAATGGATTTTCAGGTTATCGTTTCAGTCCTTCAATGAACAAGATCAACGATAAAGTCATTCAAGCCATAACTTTTACCTAGTGTGGacatgcatatatgtatttgatagGCGAGCTTAGAGATCCAACCCAGACTGGTGTCAACTGCATTCGGTGTGAACATATTAtggatttaaatatatataagaagaAAGGGGTAGAAGCTGTTTAGAGATCCAACCGGTACTGGGATCAACTGTGTTCGGTGTCAACATTTTATTGAACTGAGGAGGAAGGGCAGGAGTTGTTTAGAGATTTGAAGACGCCTATTCTTTATAAGTTATTTCTTAATTTGTAAACAGAGAAACTGAACTCAACCCATATGGGATTCGTAGTGTGTTTGTGCTATATCCACCATGGATGAtcaaatatagaaataatttattatacttatataaatagctgtcttctttcttcttcttttttcttttagggtTCATAGTTCTCCTCTCTTAACAATGTCATATTCAAGTCTTAACACTCAATAAtgtggtttctttttctttattctacGTGTGCAACATATTTCGTCAACAAAAAGTAAGATTTTGTGGAGATttagattatgaaaataaaggtaAAAACAGTTTTTCGATTTTGTTTCCTAGTCGATCCACCAACTATACGAAAGCTTTGGGGAGTTGCTTGCAAGAAATCTATAAATGCTTAATAGAGGTTTAGAGTTATAACGCGGTTTTGAagcaataaaaaatgtataatcgctttttttaactaaatttgatgttaattttttttaaaaaagtaaaatttcgctataatgttttttaacaaaaatatttactaaaattttaaatttggcaATGGACATGGCAACTTGTGTGTGGTTCATgcttatttttatgaattttatttttatcttttgaatttttaaaatttttataatttttaaatttttgttgataTGACATATACAACAAATAGTATCCTGTCAACATAAAATATACATGccaacataattaaaaaattcttattttactcaatatttccattaaaaatgtaatttgactatttctaaaattaatgatcaaatttaattaaaagaactaaattgataaaagaaatacattaagtactacatttattattatatagatatcaTAGGTTTTAGTCATCAGGCTCTGGAATTAAGAAAGCAAAAGCATGTCAATATCGTATAGTTTGGAGATTTCGCTGTCGACGACTTAGAGGAAAATAaggacaaaattataattactaaaAAAGTATGGAGAAAATACTAGAAAGATTCTTTTTCCTTGTAAAGATAACTGAAAAAGATAATTTTGTCGAAGGAGATACTTCTATTGGCTGTGGATCCTGATCCACAACTGACTATGTCGTGGAAAGACAAACTCTTGCAAGGACATATTGTAGTCTCCGACTCGGATCGTTCTGTGCTTTCTGCGGGGAGTGATAATGGTTTTGAGTTGCTAGAAGGAGATGCGAGTACGACCATCATTGACGGTGTTCCTGCTATCGCCTTCTCGGATCGTATTAAGGATATTCTCTTCAGAGAAACGGAAATTGAAGGTTGTAATAAGCCAATTTAGTtcgggctcacaaaaaaataataaacctaaaataataaaataaaattcaagtccagtccaaaattatatcatttgacCCGATCAGAATGActcattacttgaaaaggttgaaggtccatctacaagcttgacacatatggaaacataatcttcaatgATATGCaattttagatatgatatgcaatcttagaagataaagattttgtaatcttagagatttaatttgcagataccctttaatcttagccgttgatgtaattgatctataccgttggatttggggaggctcaactatggcctctcccttcattgtaaaacacTGGAGTTTagagcaataataattcttaaaagcattcactcaaatttctccctctcttacgtacttattttctgtggcttgttcttattttgttcttcgttcatcttcgtttctttttaagttgctttcatttgagttggattttggtggaggaatttcgttgaatcttcatattgtgagagttaggctgacttaagcgtttttttaaccttttttatttatccatttaattgtttaatcattaattattcttttacttttattcgtttatttatccatcaactttcttatttacatattgttcattcatttaaccattcttatcattaatcttttatttttttccattttatttgttttaatattatgtcacacatgttgtttatttttaaaactcgtgttataaaccatctattttaaattgtttgattatttcctttaaaaaatttttcatatattatcaattgcaaTCTATTTTTATACTATCTATTTTTCCATATTCGCcctcaattttgttttattcttatttttttccttttaattctattttaaattcaatttaatcctcactagtttgatttaatttgcttgtgttttatttatttaagtattgattattatgttttttaaattttaaattggatatgatttgaatgtttaaacttattattaaattcatcattaatattatctaagttaatttattgtatattattagtTTAGATTTATCacgttttattatttgtaatttatcaatatcattattttaaattcatggtaacattattttaaatttatcatgtatatttattttaaaatttatcattaatattttaaagttattatgtactattattttggatttatcaCATATGATTACTCTAgaattatcataaaaaatttaaattttatatgtattattatttcaaatttattatattttgtaaattatccaattcatttcaaattgtagatattatttgtattaaattgtacatttatatatatatatatatatatatatatatattatttgttttaattcatGTGTTGTTTTAAACTTCATCCATATacatactatttattttgaattatacacgttactttttttaaaaaattattatttttctatataatgtatattctaatttttcttcatttttttaaaaaattattattttctatataatgtatattctaatttttcttcattctttatttgcttaaatattttgtatattgtgttttattagttgttttaaacaatttactaaatgatttatttcaattcatttcatgtcTTTGTTTTACCTTAAATTGATTTGCATAATAATTTTTAGCCTATTACTTACttcatgttgttttatttatgtacaTTTTCTTTGGAATTAcgtttgttttatatattatttcgaGTTCGATAATTATTATGTGTGTTTGGGGTTTGTACGCACATATTGTTTAGTACCCTGCCCAtgtatattatttcatgttcaTACATTTGCTTTTCAATTCTGAACATTACATCAGAGTTAAAATTTCCGATTTATTTGCCAAAAGttgattatttcatttcatttcatttcgaATAAGTCGAATTTATATCATTGTTAATATTGCATTAAACTTTCGCTTTGATCCAATTTcgtaaaaaagggaaaatgaagTTTGCAATATGTCGTCTTTGGAACAATGAGAAATCGTGctctaacttacggggtttcaatttCCTCATCTCATTGAAGCAAGACATTAGACCCaatcttttgaaaataataattttcaataaatatttttaaaaggggaatcacttttcaatcttttttcgacattcgactttaagacattaaacaaataaccgaatatcctttttaaactttaatgcatGAGACAAGTTTAGTTTCGAGGGTTAAAAtctcgtatcctaacttactggatgtgacatcttattacttcgGGACAATGAGGtcttaacatcaaattcaatttattcaggtttttaaagaggatcgtattttaaaatcttttcaaattttcgacattaggacgttaattaatcaattaggtgccaatttttgggcgttacgagggtgctaatccttcatcgtgcgtaaccgactcccgagcccattttctcaaattttgtagaccaaaatcattattttaataaatcaaaatattttattaaaatgattaatctcaaggtgacccgatcacacctcgaaaaaagatcggtggcgactctatttttgttttaaaagtcgaccccattttttaaaataaaaatggtttcgacaacggTCATCGTCAAACTTCTAGGGTGTAACATCGATTACAACGCCATGCATAATCgtattctttttctttggaAACCAGTGAATTCTATTCGTTTAATGGACATTACTAATGgctttttttggttaaatttcagGTTGCTGATGATTACAACAGAGTTTTGACACAGGGCCCTTGGATCATCTATGGACAGTACCTGACTGTTCAACCATAGACTAAACACTTTAGTCCTTCTCAACCTTACCCTAGTGTGGTGTTGGCCTAGATTCATCTGCCGAGTCTCCCAGGATAGCTTTATAAACGGAAAATAATTGAAGCCATTGGGGGTCTCATCGGAAAGGTGGTCAAACTTGATGTCCAGACTGATAATCAGACCAGAGGCCGGTTTGCTCGTTTAGCTGTTTACATTAATCTGGAAAAGCCGTTGATTTTGCAGGTTATTGTTGACGGTGCTGTCCATATTCGACAGTGTGTTTCTCTTGTGGTAAGTATGGGCATGTTAAAGAAACATGCCCATCAGTTGCGACGGATAAAAACCCAGTGCTGAATCGTGATGAATTGTCGATCGGGGTTGCCCTTTCTAACGGGGGCAGCATAGACGATGAAACAACTAGTTCCAGAAGTAGAGAGAAGGAACCGGAGTTTGGGCCGTGGATGTTGGTGGAAAGAAAATCATCACGGTGGGGGAAGCAGGATCTTTTGGCGGACGGTTTGGCGAAACAAACTAAAAACCCGTTAGGGTCCATATTTTCATCATTAATGGTGGAGAAGGATTTAAGTGATGATGCGGGGCTATCTATTGGAGAAATTTTAAGGGAAAAAGCTAATGTGGAGGTGGCTGCTAATTCAAGGAGTTTTAAAACTAAGGTTAATAAAAAAGGTGTTGGGGGTTCTTTAGTTGATGCAGGTCATAGGGGTAATGTGGGGTTGGGCTCATCTAGGGGGCCTGTTATGAATGATAATTTGGGCAGTGTTACTGCGGAAAGCTTGCGCCAAAATTCCAAAGATTCTTTGGATAAATCTTTGGGGAAAACGCCTATGGGGTTGGGtggttttattaataataatgggGGGTTTACGGCTAAATTACCtgattctatttttttctattcttcTTCTGCAGGTTCGAAGCATGCAggtttacaaaataatattccAATTGATGACGCAAGCGTCAAGGCAATTTGGATTCTAGAAATCGGCTAATATTGAAGTTGAagatttggataaaattaaaGCACATTACAATCTCATGTTTGATGAATCCAAAGGATTCATTGTTCCTATATTCGATAATACACTTGATCCAGGTAAGCATTCAGCagttactttaaaaaaaatgttcaaTCTAATCAAAAGGTTAAATCGGGTTCGTGATTAGTGGAGGTCCTGGATTCGGCTTTGGGTTCGAATTTAACTAGTCCTAAAGACCGAAGAAGCGATGCTAGAG includes the following:
- the LOC105787703 gene encoding probable pectin methylesterase CGR2; the encoded protein is MSRRQVSSTRRFVDSGNFPFSGALHSKSRSSPILSIALVVVGAILLIGYAYSGSGKFRGEAVSRIEGDYTCSLEVQRAIPFLKKAYGDSMHKVLHVGPDTCSVVSKLLKEEDTEAWGVEPYDIEDVEESCKSLVGKGIVRVADIKYPLPYKPKSFSLVIVSDALDYLSPKYLNKTLLELARVASDGLIIFAGTPGHQKAKVAELSKFGRPAKMRSSSWWIRFFDQISLKENETAVRKFEQAASKSSYLPACQVFHLNPYH
- the LOC105789777 gene encoding 1-aminocyclopropane-1-carboxylate synthase CMA101 translates to MGLLSRKATCNSHGQDSSYFLGWLEYEKNPYHHLHNPNGIIQMGLAENQLSFDLLETWLAKNPEAVGCKRDGQSIFRELALFQDYHGLPAFKKALVDFMAEIRGNKVSFEPNNIVLTAGATSANETLMFCLAEHGDAFLLPTPYYPGFDRDLKWRTGVQIVPIHCTSSNCFRITASAIEEAYQQAQKKNLTVKGILITNPSNPLGTTMTRPELNLLINFITDKQIHLISDEIYSGTVFNSPSFISIMEALKDMNMEKNNRVHIVYSLSKDLGLPGFRVGAIYSNDPTVVSAAVKMSSFGLVSSQTQYLLSVMLSDKKFRNHYIVKNQNRLLKRQRKLVSGLEKSGIRCLESNAGLFCWVDMRHLLSSDTFEAEMELWERIIYDVKLNISPGSSCHCNEPGWFRVCFANMSEDALELAMQRLKSFVGSIEKHNHQESEKLRKESHIGKWIFRLSFQSFNEQDQR